Genomic window (Dehalococcoidia bacterium):
CGTTCTGTGGTGGGCGTTATCGCTCGGAGCGTGTTTGGGCGCCAACCTGACTATGGTGGCGGCGGCCGCCAACGTACTCGTGGCCAATCTCGCAACGAAGGGTGGCCAGCCGATTCGGTTCTGGGAGTTCTTCCGTTATGGGGCGGCGGTGACGTTCGCATCCATTCTCATCTCTAGCGTCTACATCTGGCTTCGCTACCTCATGTGATAGGCGCTCGGGGCTCATTTGCGCCGGCTGGCCTGCTTATCGCTGCCCCTTGTTACGTTCTCTTTATGGTATTGCACCCGCGCTTTTATGAATTCCACGCAGAAGGGTACGTAGTATGGGCGAGAAGACGAACGGGAGGGGAGCGATGAAAGTCGAAGACGTGATGAGCAAGAGGGTCATCACGATATCGCCGGACGACAACATGCTGCACGCGGCGCAGTTGATGCGGGACGCCAACGTGGGGTGCTTGATAGTCGTGGGTTCGGGAGTCCAGGGCATCGTCACCGACCGCGACCTTACGGTGAGTTGCACGGCCAAAGGGCACAACCCCGAGCAGTGCAGGGTCGGCAACCACATGAGCCAGCCCGTCATCACCATACGGCCCGACGTGGACATGCTCGACGCGGCTCACACCATCATCGTGAACAAGACGAAGCGGCTGCCGGTTGTCGAGGGCGATCAGCTCAAGGGGCTGATATCGATGTCGGACATCGCCCAGGCGATGGACAGGCCGATGCACGACCTGCTGCTCGGGATGGGCGCCGCACGTCGCGCGAGCTGAGGAAGCCACCAGACAAAGCTACGGCGCTACGAAAGTCTGGTCAGACAAGGAGGTTGCGAGATGAAGTACTCCTTCACGTGTCCCGCCTGCGGGCACCCGCTGACTGTCGAAGCGCAGAACGACGAGGACGCGGTCGAGAGGCTGATGGAGCGCGGCGAGTCCCACATGCTGGAGATGCACCCCGAGAGCTCCAACGTCTCGGAAGAGGAGATGCGGGGGATGGTCCGCTCCCAGATGCGGAAGGCCTCCTGAGTCTCACCCTCGACCTTTCAATCACCCCGGTTGTAGCAGGGGGCGCGTCCAGCTTG
Coding sequences:
- a CDS encoding CBS domain-containing protein, which produces MKVEDVMSKRVITISPDDNMLHAAQLMRDANVGCLIVVGSGVQGIVTDRDLTVSCTAKGHNPEQCRVGNHMSQPVITIRPDVDMLDAAHTIIVNKTKRLPVVEGDQLKGLISMSDIAQAMDRPMHDLLLGMGAARRAS